The Gossypium hirsutum isolate 1008001.06 unplaced genomic scaffold, Gossypium_hirsutum_v2.1 scaffold_464, whole genome shotgun sequence genome segment ATGATGTCATCGACATACACTAAAACGTACAACAATGCATCCTCACGATGTCGAATGAAGAGCGAGTTATCCGCTTTGGAAGTGTCGAACCCCATGGTCACCAAAAAATCCCTTAGTTTTTGAAACCAGGCTCGTGGAGCCTGTTTGAGACCATAGAGAGCCTTATTTAACTTGCAGACCAGAGGCTCTCCATGTAAGCCATACTGTTCAAAACCTGGTGGCTGTGACATATAGATCTCCTCGCTCAAGTCTCCATTAAGAAAGGCATTGTTTATGTCAACTTGTCGAAGAGACCACTGGTGAGAGACGGCCAGGGCGAGGACGACTCTAATTGTGGTGGGTTTGACGACGGGACTGAAAGTGTCTTGAAAGTCAACACCGGCTTCTTGGAGGTACCCTTTGACCACGAGTCTGCCCTTGTATCTAGCAACAGACCCATCTGCATGCCTCTTAATACGGAAGAGCCATTTACATCCAACGGCTCGTCGACCTTCAGGTAAACCAACTAGCTCCCAGGTGTGATTGGAAATCAAGGCATTGTACTCTTTCTCGGCTGCCGTAGTCCAAGCTGGACTCTGAAACGCCTCATGAATGGTGGTAGGTTCAACTTCATCTACGACTGAAGCCAGCACTTTAGGTCGAAAATCCCATTTTTCGAACGTGTCTGCATGGGGTGATGATTGACTCGGGTAGGTAGTGATGGAGATAGGTCAGAGTTATCAGGTGGACCATTTGTGTCTGTAGGATTGGGTTGAGACTGGCCAGGAGAGATGCCTATGGTAGACGGGCTAGCTGATGCCCGCGTCATAGCAGGAACATGCGAACCACCAGCTGAAACTATTGGGAGAACAGACCGATGAGGCACCGTCCGCGAACTTTTTGATACTGCCTTAGTTTGGAACCCATCTTTGAAAGGGAATTTTTCCTCGTCAAAAATTACATGTCGAGACACAAACATGCTGCCATCTTCTGCGAGACATCGATAGCCCTTGGTATTAGGAACACTCCCAAGGAATACACATTGTTGAGACCGAAAACTCAGCTTGTGAGGCTGAAAAGGCCTGAGATTTGGGAAGCACGCACACCCAAAGACCCTTAAAAGCTCATAGCTCGGTTTGACTTTGTGGAGAACCTCATAGGGACTAGTTTGTCCGAGGACCGGAGTTGGTAGTCGATTGGTTAGGTGAACAGCATGCATAACAGCATAAAACCAAAACTTCAACGGTAAACTTGCATGAGCTAAGAGAGACAAAGCCATATCAATAAGCTGTCGATGTTTTCTCTCAGCAACCCCATTTTGCTCCGAAGTGTAGGGGCACACAATCCTGTGTTGGACACCAAGAGAGGACAACTCACGAGCTAGTACTCGATACTCACCACCACCATCAGTTTGTAGCATTTTAATAGACCTATCAAATTGCACTTTAACCAGCTGATAGAAATCTCTAAAACACCGAGCCACTTCCGATTTGTTTTGAAGAAAATAGACCCAGGTAAATCTGCTATGTATGTCCACAAATGAAACGTAAAAACGAAAGCCATTGGAAGGTAACCATGCAGGGCCCCATACATCAGATACAACGAGTTCAAAAGGAGAGGAATACATTGTTTTAGATGCTGTAAACGGAAGTTTGTGAGCTTTACCTAGTTGGCAAGCTGTACACATATGTTGAACACAGTTCTTTTTAACTGGAATATTACAAGTTTTTAAAACTCGTTTAAGAACCTCAGTACACGGGTGACCTAATCTGTCATGCCACAACGAAGAAGGTGCACACTGAACAGAATTGGCAGTATTCAATATAGTTGAATTTGACTCTGGAGATTTAGCACCTGAAGTTGACACAGGCTTTGCGAACCGAAACTTGTAAAGGCCATCATGCATGCGGCCCTCGAGAAGCGTCTTCCCTGTCTGAACATCCTTCACAAAACATAGAACAgggtgaaattcaaaataaacattGTTATCTCTAGCAAATTGACCCACAGACATTAGATTTTTGCACACTGCAGGGACATGCAGTACGTTCTGAAGCTTTAGGAGTCGGGTTCCAGTTGAAAGAACAGTTGAACCAACATGAGCAATAGGCACCGAATCACCATTACCCATGGTGACACAACTCTTACCTGTATATGAAGAGGGAGCCGCAAGATTAGACACCTCTGGTGTTATATGGTTCGTCGCTCCAGAATCGGGGTACTAGATAGAACTACTTTGTGAAGATGGATGAGGAGGACAAGAACCAGAGGAAGGCTGAGGATTTGTGTGACAGCAGTGAGACATCGCTTGACATGTTGGAGCAGCTGGCACACAACTGGAAGCGTGCAACTGATGACAATTAAATTGAATCGTACCAGCTCCTGCATTCCCAGAGAACGACTCATCAAATCTATGGTAACATGTTTGAACCATGTGGCCTATCTTCCCACACAACTGGCATTGCGGCCTCGAACGTGACCATCCTCGTCCATTTCCCCAAAACGACCACGAGACCACCCACGGCCCTGTCCTCTATCATTCTGCTTGGAGTCTTGAGAATACTTAGCAGAGTCTGCTGATTGTTTACCCGTATCATCGCTATTTCGCTGATGAGTTGCCAAATTTGCTTGACATGGGGTGTCTTTTAACAGCTCTAACTGACGTGCTTCACAGTCAAGTAACAATTCACTCAACAAATCAAGAGATAACGGAGTTGCAGTAGCTAGAACTCTAATGGAATCAAATTCAACAGAAAGTCCAGCCAATATAACGCTCACTTGTTCCTGTTCGGATATAAAGCTCCCAGCCGCAGTCAAATCATCACTGAGTTGCTTAACTTTCGACATATACTCTTTAACAGAAAGATTGGACTTCTTGAGAGAGTATAAAGCATGCCGCATGCTCAAGATTTTTATGTTTGATTTAGCACTAAATTTCCTTTCAATGGCATTCCACAGATCACAACTAGTTTTTGCCGTTGTAAGATGAGCCAAAATATCATCCGTAATAGTAGATAAAAGCCAAGAGGCAAGAAATTTATCTTGCTTTTGATGAACGATGAAATCTTGATTCGCAATTTGTTGACCATCAGGACCATCAATAAACTGAGGAGGGGAGGAAGTGGTACCTAGTACATATCCTTCAAGTCCATACCCTTCAAGAATCAGCAAGAGTTGATGTTTCCACAAAAGGTAGTTGTGTGACGCAAGCTTTATTGTATCATGCTTGGAGAAATAGTGCACTTTAGTCGAGCCTTGAGCACCATTACCTTGTGAGTGTTTAGCTTCTCTAGTGTTGGACGAGTGACGGGGAGTATCACCTGCTGCATCAGTGGCCATGAggcacccttttttttttctttcagaaAATCAGCAAGATTAActggctcttgataccatgttaaATTTCAAGAATATTGAATAAAACTTCATCTATCATTTCTTCTTGTATATTATCTCATGCAAAGTACGTATGTATATATACAGTAAGTCAACAGCAGTTACAACTGCCCTTACCTAACTAACTGTTAACAACTAACCAACACTTCTTTATCTCCTAATAGCCTGCAAATGCCAGTGCGAGCACCATTTTCCACTCCCCAGATTGTTCTTCGCTATGCTCAGACTCAGATGATTCTGGCGTTGGGAAATCTTCTCTGTCGCAGTGGATACCATCGGGAGCTCCACACAAGAATTTGTTGCCAATGTATGCTAACCCATCTCTGCTCAACGTATCAAAGTGTGGGCTTGTCGGGATTTCGCCACTCAGATTGTTGTGTGCCAAGTTTAAAGTTGAGAGTGGATCCAACAAAGCCAATGATACGGGGATCTCTCCGCTTAGATTATTGTAACTCAGGTCGAGAGATTCCAAAAGACTTATGTTTCCAATGGCGGTTGGGATGTTACCAGAGAGACGATTATGGGAGAGATTGAGTGCATAAAGCCCTTGCAGATGGCCTAATTCCGATGGAAGATTTCCAGAAAGATTGTTGCATGAAAGATCCAGTTCATTATTATACGTTCCAACCATATCAAGTTGCATTGACAATCCCTTAGCGACCAGGTTCACTTGAACACCAATGTACAGTTGTGAGATGATAAACCCAAGAAGATTCTTATCCTTTGGCCTGTTTATGATTGTCTTTAAACCAGATAGCTTTTCAGGGATTGGACCAGACAGTTGATTATTAGAAAAGCCAATGAATTGCAGATTTTCTAATGCATTTATCTCTTCCGGAATTGAACCATTGAACGAGTTGAATTCCAACAAAAGAATTCGGAGGTCCTTGAGGTCTCCAATGAATTCAGGGATCTTTCCACTGAGTTTGTTGTTTCCCATATCGATAACCGATATTCTCTCAAGTCTATGAACAACAGCAGGGAATGGACCATCAAAATGATTGCCACTAATATTTAAAAAGCTCAATCTTTTGGCACCTTGCAGTTCCTCTGGAATACCACCGGTAAGATTGTTCGAGCCGAGGTTTAGATACACTAAAGAGCTGCAATTTCCGAAGCTGGTCGGAATGGTTCCGAACAAGTTGTTGCTGGAAAGATCTAGCAGCATAAGCTCACAGTTTTCTTGACATAAAGAGAATGGGACCCGACCAAAAAGTTTATTATCAGAGAGTGCCAAGTACCTAATGTTGCCTAGTCCAACATCTGCAGGAACGTTGCCTGTGAAATTGTTCGCTGATAAATCCAAAGCTTGAATATTCTCGAGCTGCTGAGGGATCAATCCGTGAAGCAGATTGTTTCTTAATTTAAGTGTTGTCTGCATGAAAAATGACTTTAGCTTAATGCTAGGTGGGATGACACCTTGGAGCCTGTTGAAAGAAAGATCTAAGTAGCCTAAATTGGGAAGATTGAACAGCCAAGAAGGA includes the following:
- the LOC107952032 gene encoding LRR receptor-like serine/threonine-protein kinase RGI5 isoform X2, translated to MMNLSRLEKLRLDMNNISGEISPSISNLKSLQLLSLLQNSFHGLIPDTICSISSLRCLLLAGNSFTGNIPNCIGQLNELSYLETTLKLRNNLLHGLIPQQLENIQALDLSANNFTGNVPADVGLGNIRYLALSDNKLFGRVPFSLCQENCELMLLDLSSNNLFGTIPTSFGNCSSLVYLNLGSNNLTGGIPEELQGAKRLSFLNISGNHFDGPFPAVVHRLERISVIDMGNNKLSGKIPEFIGDLKDLRILLLEFNSFNGSIPEEINALENLQFIGFSNNQLSGPIPEKLSGLKTIINRPKDKNLLGFIISQLYIGVQVNLVAKGLSMQLDMVGTYNNELDLSCNNLSGNLPSELGHLQGLYALNLSHNRLSGNIPTAIGNISLLESLDLSYNNLSGEIPVSLALLDPLSTLNLAHNNLSGEIPTSPHFDTLSRDGLAYIGNKFLCGAPDGIHCDREDFPTPESSESEHSEEQSGEWKMVLALAFAGYVVGFWGLFGVVYLVNEKWRKAYWASVDRILDGIIRCRKIRVSSVKPVIFSSFYLFVF
- the LOC107952032 gene encoding leucine-rich repeat receptor protein kinase MSL1 isoform X1, translating into MMNLSRLEKLRLDMNNISGEISPSISNLKSLQLLSLLQNSFHGLIPDTICSISSLRCLLLAGNSFTGNIPNCIGQLNELSYLEVSSNKMNGSIPSLSSFFRNSAPYLLILGFSGLTVKLDQQPFPPRFQPQLLSLDSCNIGGKIPDFISNLTKLVFLSLSNNSLSGTIPSWLFNLPNLGYLDLSFNRLQGVIPPSIKLKSFFMQTTLKLRNNLLHGLIPQQLENIQALDLSANNFTGNVPADVGLGNIRYLALSDNKLFGRVPFSLCQENCELMLLDLSSNNLFGTIPTSFGNCSSLVYLNLGSNNLTGGIPEELQGAKRLSFLNISGNHFDGPFPAVVHRLERISVIDMGNNKLSGKIPEFIGDLKDLRILLLEFNSFNGSIPEEINALENLQFIGFSNNQLSGPIPEKLSGLKTIINRPKDKNLLGFIISQLYIGVQVNLVAKGLSMQLDMVGTYNNELDLSCNNLSGNLPSELGHLQGLYALNLSHNRLSGNIPTAIGNISLLESLDLSYNNLSGEIPVSLALLDPLSTLNLAHNNLSGEIPTSPHFDTLSRDGLAYIGNKFLCGAPDGIHCDREDFPTPESSESEHSEEQSGEWKMVLALAFAGYVVGFWGLFGVVYLVNEKWRKAYWASVDRILDGIIRCRKIRVSSVKPVIFSSFYLFVF